agatttctgatgttgaaatttctcgaaTCATGAATTGgcgggtgattaaggattgaaaCAACTCTAGTTAACAcacaataataatgaaaaactaGGAAGATGAAGACTAATGAAAcacacttataagttgaggtggagacatcttGAAAATAACTATCAAACGAACCAAGAAAAActcattgcattatcttctaatgtgagaagataaataaaaccttgagtgagattcctagtcatgaaaaagaaGCTAGATGAGAGAGTCGGTTAAttcgaaggtgatgattttgttacttattttgttctatcttaattgtctatGCATTATGGATCATAGTTTAGATGAATGAAATTATTCATTTGTCATCTTATTGAGAAGATGATTGAGACCTTAAATGAGATTCATAGTCATGAAAAATTGGTTAAATGCGAGACACGCTCAATTCAATTGAAAGGATATTCACGATTTCTTTAGGAGAAACTATAGATTTGAAGCATTtgtgaagacaattgaagatTCTTCGTGAATTTTGGAAAGATATTATTGAATTGCTAGTCATTTTGGATTTAAAAACTAGTAGATTGCAAGTTAATTTGTGTAAGGAGAAGTATGAGATTCAAATTGGTTGAGTGTTCAACGTTCAATGCAAGATGGATGACAAATGCTTTGTTAGATCTTGagcttgagaaaaaaaaatgtcaagataacctaatttattttttatgatgtaGACGATAAAAGTTTGTCTTAGGTCTTCTCATTTTTTATCGATATTTTATcttgaggaagtagacgatgtAAGTTCGTCTTGGGTGTCCTCAGCTTTCGATAAATATCTAGTTTTAAAAAAGTAGACGAcgaaagttcgtcttgggtctaatAGTTCTCACTTTGTACACAATGGTCCCCCATTCGATCGACTTTTTTTGGCCCCTGGCTATTTTGGTTTCAATCaattgttggacttgaaaaataagacacttagtttgtggaaaataaaggtaaagattattttgacataataaagaattgttaattctagtttccgcatatgtcaacgggtattaacaaagattgggaagagttgTTAAATGTTTCTCGTCGTTGAAATAGCGTGGTTACCCAAATTTACTTGGTGTTATAAgctctatgattttatcttctaaggaCTTTTGAGCGGAAGTAGgggtataatgatttatctcgtgaatgCCTCGAGCAATGAAAATTGATGTGTTGCTCATAACCTTTTGATTGCGCGATATACATGATGGTGaagattgttattcttctaaaTTCTCTTGAGTAGTAGTGGAGGTATGACAAGTTATCTCATTAATGGCTCGAGCAACTGTAAAGATTGAAGTGTTGAACTAACTTATTTCTTGATGTCTTGATTtttgtcaaggtggagattgatGGGTACGACTCTTTTTCTAAAGACGTAAAattcgtcaaggtggagattaTTGGGTTtaggctcatattttattagagtttatatattgtaatgagttttaaatttttaatggaCTTAAGAGTAGTATTTTAGTCTTTATGATTTTTGATATACtcttataaatagagacattatAAACTAGGATTATTTTGaccattatttcattaaaatatatagaatgAACGACTCCCCGAGAATGCAGGCATTTGATGGCCAAAACTTGTTATATCttgtattcattattattatttacctatCTATCTCTATATTTCTTTTATCGTGTCTTTATATTAGACATTTTCTTAATAGATCGGCCTTAgagtatttatatattacacAGAAGCAGAAATTGCTAAGGAGTGCTTCATAATAGGGAGAGGAATTACAGGAAGACAAATAATGAAGGAATTTTTAAGAAACGAGAGGATTTGATTGTATCAGAACTCAGAAGTTGAAAAACGGGCCAAGATTCGAAAATTGACTAATAATGCCTTTGTGCTGAAAGCTTGAAGGTTTATATTTCTTTGTTTAAACCTGAATCAtgtattctttctttttttccttttgcCCAACTTGTTCTCTTATTCGCAAAAGTTTTGAACTAAGGACACTTACCATTCACATTTTTCCTATTAAAGTGAGTTACAAATTAAATAgttgtctaattaatgaaaaaacatGTATTATGTtaaagaatattctttttattacccatgtttaaaaaaacaatacaaaaaaaaaacttattataataGTTGAACTGACAAGAGTTACGAAGAGACCAACTTCATGAGTTGCAAGTTGGAGTGACATCTTATTagtttcttaaaataaaaataatatatatatatatatatgaaatgattaaaaagtaataatgaCTATTGGGTaacacaaaatttatattttttatgttcatacaaaatcaaaattcaaaatttttaattgcaCCTAGTTATTGGGTTCAAACTtgatatagaaaataatttgaattatgataGTTTGTATTCCAATTAGCTAACTACTTATTTTTGGCAGAGTATGATTCCAGCCATGATTGAAATGTGCAATGATGCTAGACAGATGGGTAGAACATGAAGGCAAAGAGATTGAAATATTTGAAGATTTCAGATTACTTACATTAGAAATCATTTCAAGAACCTTCTTTGGAAGTATCAATTGCAAAGATCAAGACATATTTGAAATGATCGTTAAACTTTCTTTTATCGCGTCTCGAAATCTTTTCAAAGTTACCATTCCATGGCTGAGGTGCATACAATTCTTTCTGTTGTTTTCCCCCCTTAAGAGTTACAATTTACTTTTCTGAATTTGTAGCAAAATTTGGAAGAGCAAAGACGAAGTTGAGTCAGAGAAACTCGAACAAGGGGTCAATGATGCAATAATAAGAATTGTAAGGAAAAGAGTAGAAAAAAACTTGGTTATAAGAATGGAAGGTGAAATTGAAAGTTTTGGGAATGATCTTCTTGGTTTGCTTGTGAAAACTCACAAGAAAATTCGAGGATTTCCCTTCAAGATGTCGTCGACGAATGTAAGACATTGTACATTGCAGGGCATGAAACCATGACCACAATGATGGGATGGATTGTTTTTCTCTTGTCACTTCATCAAGATTGGCAAAACAAGGCTAGAGAGGAAGTGTTCAAGTTATTTGGGAATCAAAAGCCAAATGCTGAAGGCCTTACAAGAATGAAAACAGTAATTAACTGCCCCTAAATTCtcaatttacattttttattaaaaataaatctacccaagttttgatttttttttttgtaatcgAATATAGGTAACTATGATCATCAACGAGTCTTTGAGGATTGATACTCCGGTTGGTACTATTGCTAGGAAAGTTGAGCGACAAGGtagttttaaaaatgctgaaatTCCAGAGGATATGCACGTTACAATTGCAACTTTGGCGATCCACCAAGAGCCACAAATTTGGGGGTTAGATGCCAATGAGTTCAAACAGGAGAGGTTTTTTTTGAAGGTATCGCTAGTGTCAATGAAAGCAACAATAACGGGGCTTTCATTTCTTTCGGGTTAGGACCCCGAATGTGTGTTGGAATGCATTTTGCAGCGTTTCACCTTCACTCTTACCCCAACTTATGTGCATGCGCCTACTCTTGTATTTTCTTCCTAATAATGTGAGAAACTTGCTATTATTGTGAACAATACTTGAGCATAGATGGTATATTATTATGCCAAATAAGTTGTAAGCctaatagtttttattaaagaataaaacattttaaaattgtaaaaaaacataaacaatacaatttaaattaaatatcataagtTACTCAAACAACTAAGGAAACAAGATCAACATCTGGAAACATCTAAAATAAGAAATAGAGTTaccaaaaaaatcatatataacaCTAAATATGAAGCAACCAAAAAcactaaaaaatttgaaataaaagttgtcaaaagaaatataaataacattgaaAAGGGAGTCACCAAAAATAGATCAaaattattgtgaaaattataaaaacttaaactAAAATCTTATAATTCAAATGTAGGGGTCAAAGTTCCATACATTGACAATTAGCTCGAAACCTTTTTGGCAAGCTATGGCAAACTCCTCGGAATGCTAATGGCCAGATCTTTACACTTAATATTTTGTTGTTCAACGACAATCTCTTACACCAAATTTGTAAGAGACCTACACCTTAAAATTGATTCTACTAAATGTTATTAAACCAACCACactgaaaaagaaagaaaaagatgctaaaccaaaacataattaatGAACAAATTTAAGAGCTTAATTAAGCTATGAAAATCAGCTGTAAGAACATgttaacaacaaaaataaatagaagaaaagAAGCAACCATTTTTCCTAAGACATCTATTACCATCTACAAAAGCAagacataaaaataattgttcaaATCCCACACCATATGTCATAAGAAACACCACTTCAGGAAGAATAACATTTACAAGGGCAGTTTGTAGGATCAGGAACAGGCAGACTAGCCTCGGGTCTTAAGCCTCTTTTGAGCTTGATCCGCATCCTCATTGTTGCTTTCGTCTCTTAGATTTTCCATCAGTTTATCAGAATGGTTATTCTCATGCTCctataaaatgaataaacagATATGGCTccataagaagaaaaaaaacaaaagattgCACTTGAGACAAACTTCTTTTTGACAAGAAATCGTCTGATACAGCTAATAACAGCAACATTAGCGATAAAACAACCATCTTGACTTTTCACAATTGAAATTTAACCATACCATTGAGAAAAAAAAGAGTTGACGAGACTTCCTTTACCTTAGAATGGGAAATCCCAGATATAAATCCTGAATTAGCTTGTTTCCCCAAGTCAATCTGGACTGAGATAGTGGCTTGCGACAGATCAAGACCTACATCTTGTAATGCTTTGGCCAAATTATTCAACAGcctattcaaataaataattccaTGTTAGCTCTCagtttaaaataagaatgagaCTTCATATAAATGGAATTAAGTATACAACAATTATAACAATATGCAAAACCTTACAGAagcataaaataattttaattgggTCTTATGGAAATTGCATCTCATCCCAGTTTCtcatatggatatggatatctGTGTATGGATTCCATTTGAAAAcggagtttataaatttattccaACCTAGATGCAAATACACCTTACAAAGCTGTCCTTAATAGAATTGTTCTTCCAACAGGAGGTGGTGTCCAATTGGGTCGGTGAGGACTAAAAAGAGTAATCTGATAGAGATCGATAAAACTGTACAAAATTCATGGTAATCAAACAGTGATGAGAGGCATTTGAATGTTGTGATTTCCAGTGTATTCCGAACCAACTACACCTTTCATACCAAACTTAGCTGGATTTGTATCTTGAGATTCACATGCGGTTTTCTCGGCCTAATTCGGATCcagatacttttttttatagcAGAAAAATTGGTATCATGATTTTTTATCTTGATCATATCTTGcaaaaaaatctacatttgtcatgtttttcaaaaataacaaTCACGTAGAAAATAATCTGGATTATGATTCTTTTAAcgaatgaaacaaaaaaaaaggtaCACTATAATTCGGATCATGATtagaaaatatatgaattatgatCCCAAAAAACAATCTTAAACCAAACAACAAAATGTCAATTATAATTTCACTTTAACGATTTTGTATTGGGATCGTGATTGCATCATGGGACATGAGGAGTACTAAACGTTGAATGATAAATTGTAGACGCAAGGCTCGCTCTATTCTGTGTTTTCCATCCCATTCAATCTATCCTCACCTAAACCTGCCTATACCACCGTTATAGTTAAACCAGTAACACAAATAATAACATGTGACAGATTATTTCAAATAGAAGTTTCCAAACAGGCTGTGACTTTTAATGCTAAATTTTGTGTAACTTGGTTTACAACCAAACGAAGACATAAGCAAACCAATCATTCATTATCCTACAAAAAATGGCTTTAGTGATCTGATGGTAAAGGCAATTGACAATAAATTTGTGTCATttaatttccatatatataagCTAACTATGATAACAAAAActaatgttgaaaaaaaatatatatattagagctTTAGAGTACTTACCCTTCAGAGTATACACTGGAAATGCTAATAGTGCCTCCTTCAATCATCAGATGATCTTGTTGGTCTATCTCATTACCCACAACCGGAATCTCAGTTGATTGTGTATCAGAAACAGGTCTCTGAAGAGGAAGGTTAACAATGTCTTCACTTTGTATTGGAACTGATGAAGTGGGAAGGAATGGCATGGCATTAGCACCTCTTTTCAACAAATTGGGTAGTTGAGCTGTGTTTTTACAAGGTTCAGATTCAGTTAGATTCTGTGGAGTGGACTGAATGGTTGGAGGGAGAGCAATATCGTCGAATCTCCCGGAAAAGGGTGTTCCTGGACCAACACCATTCTTTGTGGCTTGCGGCTGCCCAATTAGGTTTTGAACACGCCAATGACTATTTCTCTGCTACAAACAAAAGCATTGTTCACACTGAGAATACAATTTCTATATAGGATTTTGTCCAATAACAAAGGATTCTATAAAAATACAGTTATTAGTCAATCAGATTATTTGAAcatgaaaaagtggattatttcaattattaattttaaatgatcaaaGTACCCttagtatttgatatttttaaaatgttataaagaataaaattgaggctattttgatattttaatgaatGGTTTCATGGGATGCTGTGCATCTGTCACATAAAACACAACTgttaacaacaaatataaagCATCACTCAAAAAACTACAGGACGGGGAATATACTAGTTTTCTTGCTATACTAACTCATATAGTGGCAAAGCATTGCATGCTAAAGTTTCTGCTATATGTTTGCCAACTCCATTTTTCtccacattttatcaaatcaatttcTATATCAAGTACTTAAGActcagatattttaaattatttatttgacattTATTTTCCAGACACTTAACTAAATCGGcccttaaaatttaatattcaacATTTGATGATTTTCAGTTGTACCAAACGCAAGTCATTCTCGGTAGATGTCATCATAAGTTGACAACTTTGTCAGGTAAGGGGACGAGAATATACCCATGTCATTAGTTTTGAGGGCTCTGGACTCAATCCTGGATAAGAACCCTCATACTTTTGTACTTCTTCTTGTAAATATTGAACATACTCTATCACCTGCATGTACAAAAATACAATAAGATTGCATCATAGGGAAAACTAATAAGAttaaatagaaacatatttttccCATTACTACCTCCAGTAGAAATGATGATGTATCCCTCTTCTGGTCACTATGAGGTATAAGATCTCTCAATATCTGAAACCTGTAAGGGAAAAAGAAATTCATACCATCTATTTGCATCAAGTAACCATATAAAGTGTTTAAGACATAACATTTTAATTCAATCATTTACATATAACAACAGTCCTTTTTCATAGTTAGCACTGCAATCATGACTAAGGTTACTGGGTGATGCATAATAGGAGTCCACCAAAAGTTCAGTTATAGAGAAGAGATTCTTGAGTTTTGTCTCTCCAACTAAGAAATAATTCATTCATTagttcatttttcaaaataccGTACACACAAGAAATAGGTTAGttcaatagttttttttatttattttttcaatttctggtggAGTCAGATTCTCACCTGTATGAGTCAAGGAAATGGCCCCTTGGACTCTTATTTCTATATAAAGAACCCTCTTTAATTTCTATATGGATGGCTTAATATCTTTTATAGTGggtcacaaaaaaaaaacttttataggAGACTGGAGGATGAAGTGACACCTGTTTCAGGAAATCCCCAATGAAAGAGTAGACACTATTTCTTCTTTCCTATCGAATCAATCATAAGAAGAGATGACTCGTAAAGGTAGCGATTACCGTCGAACTGAGAACTCAGAATGATAGTCATTGCCACTAAGGTGGTAACTCGTAATAACAGTCACTCCAATTAAACAGGTATTTGGTAAGACAAAAAACCACATCTTATTGATCCAATagtaaaatcaatttataatatgataCACTTATCcttgatttgattttcaaaatacaATAGTATTTTGCAAACCATATGTCAACAGAAACAGTACATTTGatcataaatcaattttttcaaaaaattagaGAATATAAAGTTGTTGAGTAAGATTACTTATATGTCCTTAAAAGTATGCTTACAAACTAATTTCAACCAATTGAGAAGAGTCtatgttcatcttcttcttctagtCTCTATCTCTCTCATGTCGCATATTGTTGGATGGGCAAAATCCCGACCAAACACACACAACCCTAATTAGACTATTTACAATAACGcttttaattaatatactaGTTAATAAGCTATATGTTTAGCCATAAATATATTTCCAGTTTTCttggattatttaatttttgtgtgTGAGATGTTGAGAATTTAGAAGACAATGAGATGGGAAACCAAATGATGCTTCCAATTGATTTTccttaaaattgtattaatcaAATGTACAAGctaatttaaagagaaaaaataaaacatagtGGGTGATCCCAACTATACATAACCGAATCATATACCACTCGTCCactacataattaatttatcactccaagaatacataaaatatatctaCACTCCCCTTTAAATTAGGTTGTAGATTCCTAACTTGTTACACAAGTTTTCAAGTTAGTATTTTTTAGGAAACAACTTAACGCCATTTCATTAAGAAcccaaaagtgggagaaatGATCAattatcaaagttagacaaaccctaactaTAATTAAAAGAATCAAACGACCCTAGAGTATCTGaatagaaacaaacaaaaaacagagattacagaCAACTAAAGGATACCAATCCTACTACTTAACATTCTTGTTCCATTTAGCCAAAATCTTCAAGTGTAGTTTTTAGTAGAGCCTTGGTGAGGATGGATGTTACTTGTAGTCTCGATGGGATGAGAGATCTCAATTATACCAGCATTAACTTTTAGTCTCGATGGGATATGAGAGACCTCAATTATACCAGCATTAACTTTCTTGGAGATGAAATGTATGTTGATTTCATTGTGCTTAGTTCAGTCATGATGCACATTATTCTTCGCAATACTGACAGAAGCCAAGTTGTCACAATGAAGACAACAACGAAGTTCGATGGCCTTACCGTCACATATGACAGATGAATTCATCTGTTATCCATCTCCTTTGCACAACCCGAGGGTGAGTGCTCTTAGCTCTACTTCAGCACTATTTCTTTAGACAACTTATGTCTGTGGCATCTTCAACCTAGTCTGCATCAAAAtacacatagacatcacgttctTCATTCTTTTAAAACGACAATCCTTCACCTGAAGTTCCCTTTTGTATCTCAAGATTCTATAAACATTGTCCATGTGGACAATTCATGAATTGACTCACCACACTCACCGAAAAGCCAATATCGGGTCGTGTGAGATAAATATAAGAGGCGACAAACCAATCGTTGATACCTTC
This portion of the Impatiens glandulifera unplaced genomic scaffold, dImpGla2.1, whole genome shotgun sequence genome encodes:
- the LOC124918205 gene encoding transcription factor BIM2-like isoform X2, translating into MMNSMRGHHEEEEDEDEELGSKKDNTSTSARDDKNNDKANAVRTKHSVTEQRRRSKINERFQILRDLIPHSDQKRDTSSFLLEVIEYVQYLQEEVQKYEGSYPGLSPEPSKLMTWRNSHWRVQNLIGQPQATKNGVGPGTPFSGRFDDIALPPTIQSTPQNLTESEPCKNTAQLPNLLKRGANAMPFLPTSSVPIQSEDIVNLPLQRPVSDTQSTEIPVVGNEIDQQDHLMIEGGTISISSVYSEGLLNNLAKALQDVGLDLSQATISVQIDLGKQANSGFISGISHSKEHENNHSDKLMENLRDESNNEDADQAQKRLKTRG
- the LOC124918205 gene encoding transcription factor BIM2-like isoform X1, coding for MMNSMRGHHEEEEDEDEELGSKKDNTSTSARDDKNNDKANAVRTKHSVTEQRRRSKINERFQILRDLIPHSDQKRDTSSFLLEVIEYVQYLQEEVQKYEGSYPGLSPEPSKLMTWQRNSHWRVQNLIGQPQATKNGVGPGTPFSGRFDDIALPPTIQSTPQNLTESEPCKNTAQLPNLLKRGANAMPFLPTSSVPIQSEDIVNLPLQRPVSDTQSTEIPVVGNEIDQQDHLMIEGGTISISSVYSEGLLNNLAKALQDVGLDLSQATISVQIDLGKQANSGFISGISHSKEHENNHSDKLMENLRDESNNEDADQAQKRLKTRG